In the Lutra lutra chromosome 12, mLutLut1.2, whole genome shotgun sequence genome, TACACACTGTATTTGCGTCCTGTGGCCACAGTGACACATGAGCACAAACTAGGTGATTTACAACAACAGGAAtttcctctctcaccctctggaggctgggagtctgggACCCGGTATCCGCAAGGCTGTGCTCCTGCTGCCGGCCCTCGGGGAGGACCCCCTGCCTCTTACCTTCTGGCGTCCCCGTGTCCCCGTGTCCCCACATCCCTGTGTCCCCGCCACCATCACACAGCCTCTGCCCTGTGCGTCTGTGTCTCTGTCCAAAGCCCCTCTTCTCATACGGACCAGCCGTGTGGTTAGGCCCGCCCTCCTCCGGTACAACCTCATCTTACCATGCTTATATTTACaaaaaaccctatttccaaacacGATCACATGCATAGGGACAGGGGTTTAGGATGGGGACCTGCCATTTTAGGAACACTTCATTTCATAACACTCATTTCCATCAGCGTTCATGAGACAAGGACCACACCTTGTTCATTACTGAAGCCCAAACATCTAGCTCAGTACATTACACTTACTAATAGTTGAATGGCcaggtgggtgggtggttgggaggttgggtggtGGGAGGCTGGGTGGGACGGTGGGTGGTtgttgggtgtctgggtgggtggaaggatggtgAGTGACTTGGTGGGGTGGTAGCTGGGTGGACGGCTCTGTAGATGGAGCCGTGGGTGCTTAGGGGGCAGGTGACTAAGCAGGTGGCTGAGCAGATGAACGGTTAAGTGCGCTGCTGTTGGGTAAGTGTCAGTGAGCAGACAGGTGGGTATTTGGGTGGATGGACAGCTGATATTAAGGAACCTGTGAGTAAACCCACATTTTCTCTAGGTAAGTAACTAGGGGTGGTGTGGAGAGGACGTGCACTTACAACTGACTCGCACCTTGAGGGCAGAATGGGGGTGTGGCCGTTCTGGAAGGAAAGGCTCTGTCTGTGTCTTTGTAAGAGCTGAGGGACGGTGAAGCCCATGGAACAGGCGGTTCCCACTTCAGACTTTACCACTGTGGCTGCTCGCAGAAAAGCCACATGGAAATGTCCTGAATAAGCGTTCTCTGGAGCAAGAGGCCTCCTGTGGGATCTGGAAACTAAAGAATTCTAAATGCCCGTTTCTTCAGGGCATGCATTGCAGAAAGATGTGGGAAGTTCCATTTTCATCAAGTACACTAAAAATACCTCGTGCTCCCAGAGTGTTGGGCTTGGGCACCGGTGGAGCGTCCCACAGTCCTGGCCTGTCCCTGTGCGGCCGTGGGAAAACCCAGGGGTGACGGCCGTGTCCACGCCGGCCGCTTCCGTGGGAAGCAGGGTGTGCTTGGCCTGGAGTGGCAGATGTTGAGTAAGGGACGCTGAGACGAGACCCACAGGTAGGACGCTCAGGGCAGGTCAGGCCCTGCGAGAAGCCGTCGGGGCTGCCACCTAGCCTGCCGGCCCTGCTCACACTCTGTGGCTTTGGTAGGAGACAGGCAGGTCCCTCGCCCTGGAAGAAAGCGGCTTTGTCCCTCGCTCTGCTTTGCACGGCCCGTGTTCATGTCTCACTGTTGTTTGCAGGGGAGGCAGATGTGGAGCAGAACAATGGGACCCCCTCTCAGGACACAGCGGTGACAGACTCCAAGCGCACAGCAGACCCAAAGAATGCCTGGCAGGACGCCAACCCAGCTGACCCCGGGGGCCGCCCCCACTTGATCCGCCTCTTTTCCCGAGATGCTCCGGGCAGAGAGGACAACACCTTCAAAGACAGGCCCTCGGAGTCAGACGAGCTCCAGACCATCCAAGAGGACAGTGCAGCCACTCCCGAGGGCCTGGATGTGATGGCGTCACAGAAAAGACCCTCCCAGAGGCACGGATCCAAGTACCTGGCGTCAGCGAGTGCCATGGACCACGCCAGGCATGCCTTCCTCCCGAGGCACAGGGACACGGGCATCCTCGACTCCCTCGGGCGCTTCTTTGGCGGTGACAGGGGTGTGCCCAAGCGGGGCTCAGGCAAGGTGAGCTCTGAGGAGTAACTGGGGGCACATGGGACGTGTGTCCGCGGTAGTTgacaaggaaaaggaaggaaagtcagCAGGTGAGCCAAGCCGCGGCGGAAATGCTGGTGGAGCCCCTCGGCCACCCAGCTGCTGGCCGTGTTGGCCGTGCTCGCGGCCgcgggcggggagggaggggggctgcGTCGCTGCTTTCGCTGCATTCCCGCACAGCTcggcctctgtcccctccccgtGCGGGACGCTTTCAGGATGTGGCCCAGGAGGGCAAGACCATTCTGAATTCTGCCTCTCGAGGGGGCTGTGCTGTGCATATCGCGGACATTCTCCGTCCTCCAGTGTCTCGCACTCGGGGGCTCTGTGGCTGATTCTGCTTCTGTGCCCACGCTTTTGGGGTCGACATGGGGTTGTGCTCATTTTCCTCAGAGTCCGTGCTGCCAGCTTTGCGTTGTCTTGCAACAATCGTGCGATTGAGGACTTCTGAACAAACTCGAAATTTAAATTCGCCTTGAGCAAATTGTGTCTTTTATCCGAGTTATTTAGGGGAAAGGGCTGGAGGGATCCTTGCGTGCTTATGAATCAAAACCGTATTATTTTGTTACTGCATTAATTTGAAGAGAGAGTCTGTGAAGTTTCACTATGTAAATATTCTGTAGATACAAATCGTATCAGGAGGGAAAAGGCTCCCATCGTAGCCCAGTTCCCAGCCGCGGCCCCTGGAGGGGCATCTGCGGCAACGGCCCGTCAGACGGCTGTCCCAGGTGGCTTTGCTGCAGCAAACGCATAGCGTGTCCTGCGCCTTTTTCCGGTCTGGTCTTAGCTGGTCCTCGGGGAAGGGAGGGTTTCTTCAAGACAGCCGGCTCACTGGCTGTGTTCACAAAACACAGACGATGCAGCTTTGCCTCTGGCTGTGTACGCGCTGGCCCTGAAAGTCTTGGGAATGTAAAGATTCTTCCGGGTGAAGTAGGGAGCAGGGGCCTGACTTGCGATTTTAAAGGCGTTTctaaaatttgcttttgtttctgaccacagttttttaaaattactgatgaTGGTAAAATCGTTGAACATAAATGGGAGGGCAGTTTGGCGGCGCCGGAATTAGGGCTCCTGGAGGCTCAGGTGTGGCTCGTGGGTCCCTGGCATCTGCCTCCAGGTGCCATCATCTCTCACGGGACACTTGTCATGACTTCTGGCCACTAATAGTTGCTGTGTCTTCAGTCCACCTTCCGCTTGGTTCTCTCGGGGTCTGTGTTTGTAGACAGTTGCTTGGACTTTGGGCCTGTCTTCACCCTGATGTGGTGGTCACCTGACCTGTTTCTGACGCTGCTGTTGCGCACAGCTATCAAACCGCACCCGACTCTGGCTGCCGGGCTGTCCCTCCAAGCCCTCCTGTGCATGTGGCTTTGCCGGTTTGGGAAGTGTAAGCTCTTCTGCTTCACTCAAGGAACAGGAAAACATTTACACTGTGCAGAAAAGATTAAACGGCTGTGTAGCACATATTATAAAACAAGCTTTGTTTCGGTGGTTATGGTCTAAATTAAAATTGTGAATGCACTGGTATCAATCATTGACTTTACTTCAGAACGGACACATACACCTGTGTGAACGTGGGTACgtgtttttcctcctttatgtAGAGTTACAGCCACGGTTGCTTTAAGGCTCTTATCCCCTCTCATACTTTCAGAGAAAAGATCCATCTCAGAAGTAGGCATCAACTTTGCAAAATAGCATTGTCCGATGATCAGGGAGCCAGAGGAATTGGAATATTTTCCCaggattttgaaaaaatgaaaaccatgttTCAACAATTGTTTTAGGATTTCTGAAGTATCAATTCTGTTCAGTACTGAATGTTGAATAAAGCAGATTTGAAAACAAACAGCCTTGCCTTTTGATGCCAGAGAAACCCGTTAGGTTTGCACGCGTCGTCACATCGTGGCTTCCTGGAAACACAGGCCCGCGATGCCTTCCCGTGTGGAGAACTGGAAACTGGTGTCTGTTCAGAGCCTTTATTCTGCTGTGGACTCTGTTTGCTCTGAAACACTGGAGACGTGAGCTTCAAGCCCTCTCCGCCCGCACACGCCCTCGGGGGCCCTAGGATTCTGGGGTCTTTCCTGGTGGCTGCGGGTGATTCCGTCGGTTGgtttctcttcctgctttgctCTGCGTGCGTGGAGAGATCTTTGGATCGAAgcttgagaaaagaagagaagcgAAGGGCCTGATTATCATCCCTAAAAGCCCTTTTCATGTTTCCACGTTTGTCATTCCTAGACAGTTGTCTCAGGTACACAAGACCCGAAAGGGCCCCCGCCCAGGCCTGAGCGTCGGCTGCCCCACCTGGGGTGTAAAGTATGcaggggggcggaggggggagcAATTATTCTGCTTGTCTGTCTGCAGTAGGTTTTTCCTGGTGCAATCTTGCAAGGCTGAAGGCCGGGCCCCTGGGAAGGGGGCTGTGGGTCCCTGGGCCCCTccgctgcccccctcccccgaagCCTCGgggggctcctcccctccccccatcctcagAATACATGGCCCACGCCCACCCTCCTGAGGCTGGGAGCTGACCTTCAAGGAACCTGCATTATGAATTCCTTGAGGGGATGTTCTTCTGAGAGCCGTGGATGGAGAGCGCATTCAGGGAGAACGTGCTCCCTGCTTCGGGAGGAAACAAGGGCTCTGTTGTCTTTTTCCAGAGAACAGGTTTCCAGCTCCCAGGGCTGTGGGgctcaggggcagggggcaggcctTTAGGATGAAGGAGAAAGTGCATGCAGTCTTTGTGGACATGGCCCGCCCGCTGCCCCCTTGTCAGACCTCAACCCCCACCCTCCGTGGCCCACACGGGTGCGGTGGCCAAAGCCTAGACCAGTCATTCGCTTTGGAAACTGCTTGTTCCTTCTTATCTGGAAGGGGTGAGGTTTTATGAAATAACTAAGCGGCACACACTGATGTGCCCCTGGGCCGTCCCCAAGTAGGAAGGCTGGGGGACAGGCCACTCTCTCATTTCTCCAAACGAAAGCTGATCCCCACACATGGCTGCGTCTGTCTGTCCTGACTTCACAGCCGAGCTCCCCGGGTAAcctgctcccagcctcccttcctgcGGCACTCAGGGTGGTCTCTGTGCCTCTAATTTGGATCATACAGGATGAAAGCCATTTGTCATCTACCGCTCCGCGGTACAACCAGTACAACTGTTTCCCAGTTCTCTCCCCACTGCATCCTCATTTAACACGATTTAGTTCTACCATCCCTCAATCCTTCGTTGTTGACATAACATCCCAATTTTGTAGCTGCAATCCTGTGGGGAGTGTAGCATTCAGAGGCAGCAGGAGGGATGGGGTAGGAAGCCGGGGGAGCCCCCCCGCCATGCGGTGCCTGACCCCCCGAGTCCGGGGCCTGGGGACCCGTACACACCCTTTCGGCGGAGAACTCCCGCCCCCAGGAGCACGGCCACGCACATGAAAGCAGGTTGACTCTCCGTGCGAGGCTGTGTGCCCGTGATCTGGCCGTCCGTCCGTCTGGTGCGTCACTTTGCCAAGAGGTTCGGCCCGGCTCTCTCTAGAGAACTTGCGATGTGGCAGGTGTATTTCCGGCCGTGCTTTCTGAGGCTCCCCCCAGGCACGTCTCTGTGAAGTGTCGGTGCTCTGGTCGGTTCTGGGTCAGCGGCTCTGTGGCTGCAGGCAGCTTACGTCCGTCGTCCCCAGACCCTCCAAGTCCAGGGTCCCGTGGCTTCAGTGGGTGAGATCCACGTTAGGGCGAGTGGCCCTGTTCCGGGCAGTCCTGCCACACCCCTGTGTGAGCGACACCCTGGCATCAGGTCATGTGTCTGACGGCGAGAGCCTCCTGCCGGGTGTCTGTGCGCCTGTTGGATCAGCTTCTGTTCCGTGTGGGTTTCCTCCTTCACGCACTCACTACACTTTGTAAAAGAACAAGGATGAACTAATCACACGTGAATTTTTCAAGTAGTCTTCTTTGGGGACCCCCCTGCCACCCCCATGAAGTGCATTTGTTACGGGTGATCTCGCTGGCTCCTGACGTGACACCCCACAGGTGAGTGTAGGGCTGAGCGCCGCCCCCTCGGCACACGGAGGGCAGCATCTCACTCGTGTGCTTTTGCACAGAGATGTTCTGTTCTCTCCGGGGACAGCTCAGCGTTCTGGTCCATCCTGGCTGTGTTTATGCTGCTGACTGGGTTCAGTTTCGTCGGAGAGCACCGTCCCGCTCTGGGGGTAGTGTGGGTGCAGAAcagattctcttctccctgggtgggggttggggggacacaGCCCAGTCGGTGGCGTTTCCCAGGCAACTGGGCGCATGAGAAACCCACCCGCCTGTGCACCCTGTTGAGGCTGTGTCCCAGCACCCTAGGAACCCCGGGAATCTGGATACAGCAGGCTACGGGATCTTCCCAAGGATGCCGGTGAGCACGAAGGTCATGGATGAGATTGGGTCTAGGATGaactagaaataaaagcaaatacacaATTAATTTGGATGTGTTCACCTGCCCTTGTCCTCACTCACTGCCCACTATGTCTGTTCACAGCATGTACAGTGACAAACGTCACTGGTTTTCCTTTTGATCGAAGGATGAGATGTTTGGTGACAGGCAAGGCTGACTGTTTGATGGAGAGCTGGGGCTGACATCGGAGGGAATGTGTCCCAGGAGGGAAGGACCATATCCCAGGCAGGAGTCCCCACCCTAGAGCTCCTGTTAGCCCTTAGGAACCATAGAACCCGCAGAAAGGGTAAGAGTGTCTCCGTaggtccctcccaccccactcttaACTGCCCCGAGCCGTCCTGCTTCAGAGGAAGTAGTATAAAGGTAGGAAGAGTTAGAGCACCAGGACTCTTCTGAGGAAGCCCCACCAGTGAGGGCTCCTCTGAGAGGCACGTCTCAGCTCTGTCCCCGCCAGCCCCGTGGGGCACACTCAGTGCCCGAACCCCCTTCCTGCATCTGTACGGGAGGTCAGTCGAGCACGGCCACTGGAGTGCCTCGTCCCTCTGCTGTCACCTGAAGAGAGAACGCCCATCTTCCCGCTCCTCCCCGTGCTGGGGTGGGCGGCCTGCATGGCCAGCAGTGCTCGTAGCCCCAAGTgccagggatggggggagggcgggTAGCTCGACACGGATCCCCAGAGCAACCTGGAAGCAGCCCAAGGAGCTGGTCCCCCTCATTAAGAAAGGGCATTGTTTTCAGTGGTGGGGGGGGCATGAGTTACAAAATTCTTCTTGGCCTTTTGGGCAATAGTATAACGTGGACCTGCCCATCTGCcaccagtgggggaggggggtgctccCAGCCTGTGGGGACGACCAGGCCTCATCAAGGCAGAAGCCACCGCAGCCTCGTCCCGAGATGTTGACATAAACAATTGTCTCACTCTGGCAGAACTCCGTGCCTGGGATTGAAGTCACCAGTAGTCCTGCTGGGACAGAAATCACGGCTCCCACGTGGggaagagcaggggtggggtgtaGGCACGCTCGCCCCAGATCTGCCTCGGGAAGCTCCGTGTGCAGTTCACAGTAATGCTTCTAGACACGCTAACATTCTCCTGTGTGTAACCACAGCTCACTGCACACATAACCCACCAGTAACCTGTTTTATAAAATCCATGTAATCCACAGCCACCTCGAGACATCTCCTAAAATCCTTTATGTCGGTTTTATCTCCTGACCACCGTAAGgtgccttctctctccttcctctctctctctccctctctctcctctctctccctctcctccatgtATCTGAAAGCTGGGAGGGCCGACAGAGAGCACAGTGACCCTGGCAGAACAGCGGTGGTTTCTCCTATAAATCCCGTACAGAAGCTCCCACACCTGTTGCAGGAGATCGAAACCCGTCCCAGGAGAGCTGGGAACCTTCTCTACTCCAGTGTAGACTTGACAAGCCCTGTAGCATGTCACTTCGGGCTGGAAGGTGCTTCCTCTGCTTGTCTGTCCAAAATCTTACAGGTCTGGTGCCTGCTCCAATGTTAAGGAAATTTGGTCACATAGTTGGGCTCAGGGCTCCAGAACTTCCCCCTaaacctttcttcttcttcctttttttctgacgTTCCTCTCCCCGGAGTGCCGGGGGCTCCTGCTGctgtctcctccttcctctgtcccctcgGTGGTCACCACCCATCATCCACACGCCCTCACCCTCCGACCTCCATCCCCCACTTATCCTCCTCACCGCGCAGGGATTTGCCAAGCCCGGTCAGGAGGGGATGTTTGCCGGAGGACTTGGGGCTCTGCCAGTGGCACTGCATGGACTCAACGGCCACTCTGTGTCCCCCTGGCAGGTGCCCTGGTTCAAGCAGAGACGGAGCCCTGTGCCCTCTCATGCCCACAGCCAGCCTGGGCTGTGCACCATGTACCAGGTAAGACGTGTGTTGGCCCCACCaggcccctcccatccccccggTGGCGGGGCTGCGTCTGGGCACACACCTGCCCACGGGCTACAGCAGGGCTGAAGCACGTGGGGGAGTCACATTTGCAAATCGAGGGGTCAGCTCCTCGAGGGACGCTAGTGAGGGTCCAGGTGAGAAGACTGAAAACTCTCGTTCGGGAGGCCTTTGAGTTCTCAGTCGGGTAACTGCACAGGTGACGACCGCCAAGGGCCaggtctggggcaggggtgggggaagagcccCCGGGGCCAGCCAGGCCTCAGTGGCTCTATGGCACTAGGACACAGAGAGTCGGTCACGACCGTGACATTGAGTTGCCCTCGAAAATCAGCGTCTGACATACACTGAGCAATCGCTAGTTGAGTTATTCTGTCACATGATGTGTGTCTTTGGGGAGTTTGCTGGCGGGGGTTGCCCCTACCTGGGCTCGTCTGGACCGCGCTGGGATGGAGGACCAGCCGTCAGAGGTTCTCGTCTCCTGCTCCGGGCACGGATGGCGAGGGGAATAGGGAGAGGCATCATCACCCCAGCGGAATCCTAAGTCAACCAGGAGTCACAGTGCCACTTATGCACGGTGGCGGCCACCACACGAGCTGGCGGCCACAGACCAACGCTTTCAGGTGACGGGGGCACCCGAGCCGGACCCCCAAGTGTGTCACCTGGGAAAGCACAGAAGGCTGAGAACCCGTGCCTGGAGACGATGGACAGCACTGCGAGCACACCGTCTGACACGCCTGTGGACCATCCCCCGAAAGAGCATCAGCAGGACAGGCTGTGGTCCCACTCCTGTGGCCGCTCACTCTGTAGACGCCTCTCTCCACGGCTCATTGGTCAAAGCAAATGCCCTGCCCGGGGGGGGGCAGTGCTCCCAGACGCTCAGGCCACCCGAGCACCTGGTATGTGTGACCGGATGACAGCGGGCCCCCCACTGGCTCTGATCACCCCGAGACCACTCTGCGCCTCCGTGCCCTGCGCTCTCCACCACTGACTGAGACGgctgcaggcagaagcagaggcctctgctgggaggaggacagggctGTGCTCTTTGGGTCACGCCAGAAAGCTTAGACTGTggatctctctcttttaaaaaatgacttggaAGAGGAAAGGCCACACCCCGTCCTCCCCCTCTTCACCCCAGACTGACCTCTGGGCGTACGTTAGAGTAACCTGGCATACAAGAAACAGTCTGCGCGACCCCGTCTCCGTGGCCGCCTATGGACGCGCTGTAAGGGACAGAGGACACCCTGGGGGCTCTGGTTCTTACatctgtcttctgttcatttaCGGACAGCCCGTAACTAGTGGGAACATCAAATGGGACTTGGACTGGCTTACAGGAACGTCCACGAGAACGTGGAAATACGCCCGGTGCCGGGCagctgtgtgggtgtgggtgcgGTACGCGTGTGTTTGCGGAGTGACAGGACGTCGAACACAGagcctgagttgaaaccaaggaCAAAGCCAGCACACAGCCAAGCCAGTGGGCTCCCCTAAGTCCTTACTGACCGTGCAGACCCTTCGAGGGCCTCAGTGGTCCACGCGACCAGTCCCCACCGTGCACAGCTCCTTCCAGGAGGTGCCCtgtgtcaggggtgcctggaggtCCGGCAGGTCGGGTCTGGGAACCCCAGAACCTCCCTCCTGCAGGGAGCGGCACTTCCACGATGTTCTCGAATGGAGAGAATCAATAAACCAGGGTCTTCTGTCCTCTCTGAGCAAAAGCTGCTGATTATTTGGAACATCTTCCTCTAGCAACTTGGGAACCATTATTATGTCAAGAGGCTGGTCACGTGGGCCAGAAAGTAGACCTAATGGCACCTGCCACGGGCAAGACCGTGGGGGCTTGCTACGCTGCATGGCTTCAGAGTGCACCTGTCTGAGAGTCTGGGGCAAAGGGCTCTTGAAACAGGCTTGCGGGGGGATAACAGCTGCTGGGTAGAGCTGCGAGCTGAGCCGCTGACTCCTAGCCCTCAGCCCTAACCGCCACCCCTCCCCAGATTCGGGGACTCCAGACCATGAGCAATGCCAGAAAGACACTCTGTGCCCCGACCTTCCAGaacactcctcctcctccctgtatCCCCGTgagtctctctgcctctctctgcaaaTCCACCAGGAAAGCTAGGAAAGCGCCAGCCACCATGACATCAGAGTAACCATCAAAGGACAGGTGGGTTCCACCGTTGTCGGTGGCTTCCACGAGCCAACTCCCCACCAGGAATTCTCTGATTCCAAGGGATCCAACAGTGTCCTGGAACTACCGGAGCTCAGCTTTTCTAGGGGTGGAAGTGACCctgcaggtgggagagggagcccaTGCTGGCAGGTGGCATCATCTTTGGGAACCCAAAGGCAAGCTGGAGAGGTGAGAATTCCAAGGGAGAGACGGAGAGCAGAGTGCTGGAGGGCAGGCCCCTAGGAAAATACCAAATTCTTTCATCTTATGTGTCCTGCTCTGCGCCCCTAGCCCCATCTCCCTGCATGGGGTCCCATCTCAGGGGACCGCGTGAAGCATGACGCTGTGGGTGTGCCGAGCCTCATGCAGGACACTCAGTCCCGTGGCCGATCCTCCATGCGTGGCCTCCCTCTGAGTCCTGGGGGCCGGTGAAGAGCGGCAGTGGGACAGCGTCCACCCCAACGGCCCCTGGCTCCTAGTCTCTTGGAGGCTGAAGGACACTTCATCCAGGCCTCCCTGGCTGGAGAGGGCCCGGGCAGCCCCCACGCTCTCACTCCAGAGTGCCAAGGAGCCAAGACACCTCGTGCCGTGGACCAGAGCCAAGTTAGAACCAGAGACACAGGCTGCGGCTTGGCTTCAACTGCTGGGCTCCCTTTCCTCACCGGAAAAGCACCAACAACAGCGAAAGTAGCCTTCTGTGCTGCCCACACCGTGGGGAACCCGtgccccacccagccctgggcaCCCCTAGGTCTGGTGTGTCCTGCCTTTCAGCCATGCGACGCCTGAGAGCCTCCGGATGGACACCCAGGGCCCCGGACACTTCTGGCTTCCCGTCCACCTGTCACTGCCTCTGGccgtggggtggaggtggggggcgggtgcGTTCCTGCTTCCAGGCCTCAGCTTCTCGACCACACAGTAAGTGACAGATGAAGGCCTTTTCTCTGAAGACTGGT is a window encoding:
- the MBP gene encoding myelin basic protein isoform X2, with the protein product MGNHAGKRELSAEKGDKDGESSAGESDKKKDMRQLSREASEDNEVFGEADVEQNNGTPSQDTAVTDSKRTADPKNAWQDANPADPGGRPHLIRLFSRDAPGREDNTFKDRPSESDELQTIQEDSAATPEGLDVMASQKRPSQRHGSKYLASASAMDHARHAFLPRHRDTGILDSLGRFFGGDRGVPKRGSGKVPWFKQRRSPVPSHAHSQPGLCTMYQDGHHAARTAHYGSLPQKPQHGRPQDENPVVHFFKNIVTPRTPPPSQGKGRGLSLSRFSWGGEGQKPGFGYGRRAPAHKGLKGAHDAQGTLSKIFKLGGRDSRSGSPMARR
- the MBP gene encoding myelin basic protein isoform X1, producing the protein MRQLSREASEDNEVFGEADVEQNNGTPSQDTAVTDSKRTADPKNAWQDANPADPGGRPHLIRLFSRDAPGREDNTFKDRPSESDELQTIQEDSAATPEGLDVMASQKRPSQRHGSKYLASASAMDHARHAFLPRHRDTGILDSLGRFFGGDRGVPKRGSGKVPWFKQRRSPVPSHAHSQPGLCTMYQDGHHAARTAHYGSLPQKPQHGRPQDENPVVHFFKNIVTPRTPPPSQGKGRGLSLSRFSWGGEGQKPGFGYGRRAPAHKGLKGAHDAQGTLSKIFKLGGRDSRSGSPMARR
- the MBP gene encoding myelin basic protein isoform X3; the protein is MRQLSREASEDNEVFGEADVEQNNGTPSQDTAVTDSKRTADPKNAWQDANPADPGGRPHLIRLFSRDAPGREDNTFKDRPSESDELQTIQEDSAATPEGLDVMASQKRPSQRHGSKYLASASAMDHARHAFLPRHRDTGILDSLGRFFGGDRGVPKRGSGKVPWFKQRRSPVPSHAHSQPGLCTMYQDGHHAARTAHYGSLPQKPQHGRPQDENPVVHFFKNIVTPRTPPPSQGKGGEGQKPGFGYGRRAPAHKGLKGAHDAQGTLSKIFKLGGRDSRSGSPMARR
- the MBP gene encoding myelin basic protein isoform X5, translating into MRQLSREASEDNEVFGEADVEQNNGTPSQDTAVTDSKRTADPKNAWQDANPADPGGRPHLIRLFSRDAPGREDNTFKDRPSESDELQTIQEDSAATPEGLDVMASQKRPSQRHGSKYLASASAMDHARHAFLPRHRDTGILDSLGRFFGGDRGVPKRGSGKDGHHAARTAHYGSLPQKPQHGRPQDENPVVHFFKNIVTPRTPPPSQGKGGEGQKPGFGYGRRAPAHKGLKGAHDAQGTLSKIFKLGGRDSRSGSPMARR